A stretch of DNA from Arachis hypogaea cultivar Tifrunner chromosome 19, arahy.Tifrunner.gnm2.J5K5, whole genome shotgun sequence:
AACTTGGCTCCAAGCCACTTAATGTGCAGTATGCCAACCCTGTATGTTTGCATGCAAGTGTGTTGCAGGTTCATGCTTCTTAACTGCCATAAGGATTTATCCCCAACCCTGTGTGCATAGAGCCAAAAAGGGCAATCTTTCTGACAAACAGCCCTAAGCCCACCAAATCACACTTCTTAAACTTGATACTCCTAGCCGTATGAACTGCATAAGCCAACACAGTATCCTTAAATTCTTGCCTGGATGCATAAAGTATTCCTACCACCCATCTATAGCTGCTCATATTCTTCAAAAGTTTATGAACTGAAAACCTTTGACCCCCATGATCTGATGCATCATTAGCATCATCCTCCCCTTCATCTCCACCAATCATATAGTCTATCTCTAATTCATCACTATCTACCACATCCACATCACTAATCTGACTTGTCTTAACCCTCTTTCCCTTGCTAGCAGTATCTTTCTTAGGCACAGAATTATCTTCATCAAATGCACTATCGTACTCATACTCCTCCTCACTATTAGTAAAGTGAATGTCACATGCACTGTCCCCCTCCTCATTGGACGGCAAATACTCGGGGTCATCACTGTCTTCTTCACTGGTTCCATTTCCATCTCCTCGAAACTGTCCTCCACCCTGGGTTCCTTTATTAGGTTCCTCACTTCCCTCCGTTGCTTCAGCCCCATGACCATAAAAAACAACCAATTCAAGCCCAGCATCATTCCCTTCTTTAGCTACTCCCCCAACGTCAATGTAACCCACTTCCCGAAATACCTCCGCATCCCCAACATCGTGGACCACAAACAACTCTACCAATCCCCTTAACCCAGTAATGTCACACATTTCGATTGCATCTGCGTCACCCTTCAGCATCTTCAAGTTAGTCTCCGAATCATCCAAGCCTGGATCTTTACACCACAATGCTGCAATGTTGGACTGCAAGTACCCTTACTATCTCAGCTCTTCATAGGCCTCAAACACAGACCAACGATCGCTGTCAATGTCCTCAATAATTGTTCTTTGACCCTTTAAGTACTTAAATACCCCGTCTTCATAACCGAATGCACCGCCATGATGCACCCTCATGTATATGTACACCATCTTCTGCCAGTCAACCCTGTTATCCAATAGAATACATTACTAAAACAGAGACGATACTAAAATTGAGACGAAATAAAAGAAACACATATATACAAACCCTAGCTATAGCAGCAAAATCGGAAGCCTACATTAAACCCCAAAAAGCTCAAACGGAGCAACATTGTTGTCAAGTTCAAACCCCCAAAATGCTATAAACAGTTGATGTGATTGCTGAAGGCATGAAAAGTAACTGTACCTGAAAAATCAGTTGGTCCAGCGATGAAGATCAGTGACGAATGTCACACCTCACCGATTGTGAAACTTCCACCACCCAAATCCCTACAACCACTTCCGTAGAATCTCTTCGCAGCAACGTATTCGAGGGTTTGACACAAAGGTTTCAACTTTCAAATGTTTTTAAGAACATTATGAGTTATTTGAGGAGCAAGAGTCAAATTCGCGAGAATGAAATTAAGGGACACAAATTACAAGGGACAAACTtgtcattaaaatttatttttggtgcgAAAGGATCATTTTAAAACAAACATAAACTTTGGGGAAGATTTTGTTTACAAAATAAACTTGGGGACAAAACAAATTTTCGGCCTCTATATTAGGAACTAAAATCATACTTGAccctttttttatcaatttaaccttttaaaaaaaataattttatgacataatatcggaatttctataataacaaaatttaaagttCGACCTTTATTATTTTCTCCCTTTCCAACAAAAAAAGAATAacgaataaaaagaaaaaaaattatacaaaaatttaagtaaaatccaaaaaaaaattattgtttgaaGAGATATGCTAAAAAATCTAGAACTTTTTTATTagggataagtacgattttggtccctcacgttgagggtcagaatcgaaatcgttcctcgtgtatattttgatttaaaatcatccttaacgtattttttttgtattaaaatcgtcctttttaaaaaaatttaattttattcctaaaatacccctactttaataataaaaaaattaaaaaatttattaaaaaaaaaagaaaagaacacgTTTTGGGGGGAGGGGGAGAGGAAACGCCTTTTTGGGGGTGGGGGGCTGAAAGGAAATGCGAAGGGGGGAGGGGagggagagggggaaggggaaggggggaggggaCGGCGCCGGCGCTGCTACTCGCGTTGCTGTCGTCAGAACATGTCGCCGCCACCATCGCGCCGTTTGCGTCGTGCCATCGTGAGCAGAACCACGAAGAGAGATGGATCGCGAGTGAGGGGGTCACGGGCTTGGAGCCGCCGTGCCTTCATCACCACCGCGTCCTCACTGCACTGCCGCCGTCGTCCTCACCACGCTACCGGGGGgtggagagagaaagaaggggggAGAAACAGGGAGGTCGCCGCCGTGATCTCCTCGTCGTCGTCGGCTTCCGTTCCGCTGCTGGTCGCCGCCTCGCCGCCTCTGCTTCTTGCTTCGATTTCtgtttcttcttcgtcttctgcttcttgatttgttgaatatttgatttgttgaatcattgttggttttgagttgttggttttcttgatttctgaatttcttgattTCTGAATTGTTGTTTGCTGTTGATGGAAGAAGTTTGTTAATTGATCTCTGTTTGTtgtttggtggtggtggtggtagtggctgattttgatttgttgtttttttatttggttgttgaatttgttgaattttggGAATTTGTGTTAATTTGTTGAATTTCTGATTTTTAGATTTTtggatttgttgaatttgtgttgattttATTGATGTTTTTCTTGATGGTGTAGGTaaaggtgttggtggtggtggtgggagtAAAGGTGCTGGTAGTGATGGAGGTAAAGGTGCTGATGGTAgtggagggtatttttgtccaaaaaattttaaaaggacgattttaatacaaaaaaacacgttaaggatgattttaaatcaaaatatacacgagggacgattttgattctgaccctcaacgtgagggaccaaaatcgtacttatccctttttattattattataccaaCTTACATAACATTCacgtgtattttttttctttttcttttttttttttgggatacaTTCGCTGGTATATATCTGGTCCAATCGTTAACAATCAATAATATATGATTCAATACAATATTTCATTACAAACAATACGACACcaccaataaaatttattattttttattaatatttcattaattttaaatattaaaaaataattttaaatttgaataatataaaaataaaataccaaCTTAAAATATTGGTTAATATTAAAAAACATTAATTACTAATAAATTTCTTTcacaaattaatataaataagtaaaataaaaaagatgtggTTTTTGCTTTAACGCACGGcactaatatttttgttttataaaatttggttttaatttattcataattaacTAAACATTTATAATGAATACTTATTTAATCAAAATATTTACTTAAttgaaatattattaaaaacttaaCTAACGCTCCCTTGATATTAATAATAGAAGATAATGGACGCAGGTGTTctgaatctgaattgaattgaattgaattgatcacaactagaaaatggattaatacagacagatttacagacggctttagtctttattacagacggatttttggttaccgacgaaattaccaaCGGGTTTTGTCtctctgtaaaagccccgtcggaaattatttaccgacggatttttttccgtcggaaaattacagacggatttttagcagttaccgacggattttccctctgtaaattttctatccatttcccaaaggcgacgaactttccgacggattttccgtctgtaattacagacgaattttccgacggatttttcgtctgtaattacagacggattttcagacggattttccgtctgtaattacagacggatttttcgacagattttccgtctatAATTTGAACTTTGGGAAATCATCCCACGTTctgattacagacaaaaaatccgtctgtaaatccgtcagtaagataaaatagatttttttttagatttttccattgcaaaatgaatactttagatttgttttctaaatttactccatcaaacactgtaaattgaaaaaagaaagccaaaaatcacataaataaacataatattcattacatgatacctataaaattggatgttatttttcaatatcattGGCCAATATCTCATTGTCTTAATAAAAAGATACCCAAAAAAAATAAGATGACCATCCCAATGTTACATGAATGTCACAAATTACACTTAGCACTTAAAGATAGGataatctaaaatattaataGTTAACTAAGTTGCATTGGCAGCATCAAGCTCCATATTGAAAGTTAATTTTGACATCTCCTGACTGAAATAGAATTAAAACCCAAATTAGAATTGGAGTGAATTAGAATGCTTGAATAAAAATAACAACAGGTTTCTTTGTTGACTGAGGACCAGATTCCTCTTCTGGATACAATTTCAAATGGTGATACCTACAAGCACAAAATCCAGTACCAttcataacaaataaaaattaaataaatgaaaattgGTTCCTCAACTCTAAAGTCTAAAGTCTAAACATAACAAATTCAAAACAAACATGAAGACAGCACAATAAGTAACTAAAACTCACAAATCCAGCTGTTTAGAGGCATTCCTTGAGCTGCACGGCCAGTATTTAGAACATAACCATTCATCAGAAAGCTGTCCCTAAAAAGTGGATTCTGCGTAGTTATCACTGTATGTATAATCAAATCATTTGTTTATTCATTGATCATATAGCACTATTAGTTTGCAACCAAGAAAACAATTGCAATAAACAccttttttgtatatataaaaagGATTTTAGAAAGCCTTTCAACTTCCTTGAAATTGGTGAGGAAAACCATCCTAATGGCTCTGTGGGCCTGTCAGCAATAAACAAATTGGTGAGGAAAAccatccctcaaattgaatattaTTAGTCAGTAAAATGGTAGTTGGTCACTAAATAAGACAGCATATAGCAATTCAACAAGGGCATTATATATGCCAATGTATAAGCTGATAAGGGAGGCAGAGAAACACAAATTAACACTTAAATAAAGCAAATTATAGAGGTATAGAAGATCAAACTAAGTCACAAGAGTAACAAAATAGATAAATGCATCTAAGATGGCCCCAGGCTTGTTTTGCTTGATTGGCCCAAGTCCAAAGGCTTGGCAAAGGTGAAGGAACAAAACCTGCAACTTTTTAACTATTGTAGCCATTGCTTCCTCAGAGGCTAGCTTGCAATCCCGGAAAGATGAATCTCCATATGCCTAAGACAGAGAAGAACAAACTAAGATATTTTATCAACTATCATAAGCATGTGCCTGTTAAGTTTTTAACTTTTCCAAACACATTTATGAGCACTCAATAATAACAAGAGTggccaaataaatataattaattaccatatTAGCATCTGGAAGTTCTCTAACagcaacatcaacattttcagcAGTTTGTTTTACCTGATTAACACAGATACATACCAACAATTATCCAATGTAAAATAAAGAGAATTGCAAGAATTAGTTAATGATTAGAAATTAAACAGACCAATAATTGTCCCTCTTTGGCAGTATCATCTGCAATGCAGTTGTGAAGAGGCTCCAATTGTTGGCTACCATCAAGTTGAACACCAATAAAATACTGTACTTCTCCCTGTTAATAAAAACACAATCTTAAAACTGGTTAATTAAATTTAGTATGATTATCTATAtgtgtgtgcgcgcgcgcgtgCGTGTTGTACCTTACCTTCTGATCTCGCATAGGTTGCAAATGAAACAAATTCCAAAACTTCTTACCTGAATTATTGAGTAGAAGTTAAGAATCTTCAGTAGCAAGTAGAATAATAAGATTTAAAttgttaaatttgttatttttctctgtAGAGTGCAGACTGCAGAGTAATCAAAGGATATAGAAAGAATAAATGTTAATTAAAGAAGCTTATATTAATTGTTACCACTCTTTGATAATTAATGAGCTGCACAGTAATTTCTATTTGGTTGTCAATGGCCTCTCTAATTTTTTTAACTGTAGCTCGATCAGTTTCAGGTCCTTGCAGAAATCTAAAATCAACCAAATAGAATCAAGATTAAAATAAGCATCACTATGATCATAGAAAcatttatacatataataattgaAGCCTGTGGAAAAGTTAGAAACAATTGCAATAAACACCTTTTTTATCTCAGCTATATCTATCATATTcctttttaagtttttgtttatcTCTTATCCTATTCAAAACTGGTGACTTGGAATCTCATCCATATTACTAAGTTTTAGAATTCATTATCATCATTTAACTATCCTTCCTTGTTTTACTCACTCTTTTATCTAACCGTGACACATCGTTCCAAATGTTTTTATAGTGAGATTCTTAATCTTTTCTCAAAGGCGGGAAAAGGATTGAGGagtcttatctttttttttttcagcgtcatagttaactaaattattttggtAACTCATAAgtgaaaatttatattcaaataagAGTAATAATAATGACATAGACATTATATTTAagcattttgttaaaattaatttttatatgttaaaatatgTATTTACAAGTAAATAGTAAAGTATATTTAGATCATTTTACCTGATATTTGGAACCATTCATCAAAAGTTTCAGCAGAGCTAAAAATTTCAGGCAGAAGAAAATTGAGAAGGGCCCAAAGTTCATGAAGATTGTTCTGCAATCACAAAATAAGAAACCACAGTAAATATCCAACTTGTTAGATGATGCATGTTACGAGGGAAAGTGAACTAGAATAAGAGTTTTAAAAGTTACACCAGTCTATGAACAGATAGTGCTGCGGGGAggtacaaaaaataaacaaaaacacaaaacagCAGTTCTACCAAGTTAACCCAAATTATGAGGACAAATGCATTGAAAATAAGCTTCTCTTAGCAAGCAACAAAtttcctgcaagaatttatatacaagaCCTAGTTAACTCAAGATACTTTAACTATCCTGTTTTCAAAAATCAGCAATTTGGAACAATAAATGAACCACACCACCTTTTGCATCTTCGCTCTCCAAAAGCTTTATAAGAAGGTTCCCACCAACTTGCAACACTCCAGTTTCCGCCAAAGTGGATGGATCATCATGGCTTTGCTCACCTTCCTGATTATCATCACCGTCAGCATAAACTGAAAATGCAGCTCTTCTGCCAACAGCCAAATCCAATGCTCGCATCCCTAGCTCCACTGACAGAGCTGCATCTTTAGTTGTGATTCTAGAAACCAAAGGGCACATGTCCAAAAGTATAACAGAAAAACCTTTTTGCTGAAAAGTCAACAGCCAAAACTTGATTGTATTACATTTAGGAATGGTGATTGTTGAGCAAAACCACCACCAAAAATTCGGAACCCTAATTCCATAAAATGTTTGTTCAGCATTTTTCCACAACAAAGTcagtccattttcttttatttggtaaGTTTCAAGTAAGAGAGGGTACCTGTGGAGAGCCAAGCACCCGGAGCACAGCCGAGGTCCAGTACGGATGAGCCAGCCTTGATGAGCTTGTGCTGCTTCTGTATCTGTACCAGCTGTTAACtcaaagttagttagttagttagaagaagaagaagaaacagaagtTTCGAGAACCTTGAAGGCAGAGCGAGCAACATAGCCAAGGCGCTGAGCTTCCTTGTAGAAGATATCGGGTGCCCCCCGTCGCCCCTCCCCCCATCTCGATACCTTTTCAAGGTTCAATGAAACTTGCACATTTTCTTTTCAGGCTAAtgtttaaaagaatttaatttacaAATACATCCAATTACATGCcacagtaaaaataattttttatattatctttaaaaAGAAAACCGAATGTATTACATCTGTTAATGTATTAAATTCACCTCTTATCTTCTAATTAGGTGGCCCTGAACCTCGTTTTAGTTTTTACTCTCAAGAAAATAAACCAAACAGAACAAGTGCTAGAATATGACTAGAAAAAGATCAacaataaaaggaatcaacatcACTTTCCTATTTCTTTGCTATGTTGTCATGTTCATTGGACAGTTCTACTTACATTCAAGAAATTTTTGGTTGTAACTGTTCACCTCTTGAAGACCCATTGCTTTGAGAAATAGGATCTCTTGAAGTTATTTTTGGTTGTAACTGTTCACCTCCTCTGCTTGCAATCTGATGCTCGAACTCTTCTACAACCTTGCTTAAAATAGATTCAACCAACTGTTCCATGAAGAGAAAAATATTAGTTAGAAGCTTGTAGGCTCAAACGCACTCTCGATATATAGTAATGTAGTAGTGGAAGACTAGTGATTGGACTATGCTCCAACTCTCTGGTTCTGAATGAGAAGATTGGACTATGCTCCAGCTCACTTTGAGCCTTCTCAGATTAAAGGGTTAAAAATTGATTACTAACTCCTCCAATCCTTTTACCATTGCTTCAGAGCTCACAGAAGATAAGAATTAAAGGGTTAAAAATTGATTAAGTATGTCTTCAAGACTTGGGAGAGACAAGGAGGGCCAGCTTTACCTGGGAACTAATATAATTCAGTGAACCCTGTTGAACAAGCTGCAAAATACATAAGCCAACAACACAGAAACCAATACAGATTAAATATTGAACTAAACCTTATTTACCAGAATAACAATTCTGAAACATAAAATAGAACTCTATAAGGGTTATGCAATTGAAATATTAACCTGAGTATTTTGACCTCACCAACTTGATCTCGTCTAATAGATCCATCTCCAGTTCTAGCAGATCCTGAGTATTCCTTCTGTATCAATTGAATCGAATCGATGTAACAGACGTAGTCAAGTCACCAAGAGAACCCCACTGCTCAGCCAcccttttatatattatattggaAGTCTGAACCCTCTCCAAcatacatattatgcactgtcaTGCTCTGCAACATTCACAATCTCAATTACTATCAACATAATCTCATAATTAGCATATAATTAGAGACATGAAACCCTAACCTTGAGTAGAGGCGTTACAGATCCATCGTTAAGAGTGAAGATATCAGAAATTTAGAAGCATAGTGTCAACAAGATCTTGAGCTGTAACACTGAATAACAAGCAAATGATTATCAAACAATGAAAGTTGTAAATAATTATCAAACAAATAGCTCAAATTGAATTACAAATTACTTGAACAAAGCAGAACAGAACAGATTCAACATTCGTCCAAGCAAATAATTCAAACGAAAGCTTCGATTGCagaaaaaattcatcaaaatcagAGTAAATCCACAGATTCAAACGAAGCACAAAAGTAGAGTATGATAAACCTAAAACTGGCACAGAAAAATTGAGCCCTAAGGTTTATCACAAAGAACAGAATCACAAAATCAGGATTTATATACCTGAAATTTGAGATGGTTACAAGAAGAActgagagagtgagttgagattAGATGGGAGAGGTGCCAGAGGGAGCAGATGCGATGAGAGCGTCGGCAGAGAGAGCTCTGCGATGAGAGCGACGGCGGGGGGATCTCGTAGGACGCAAGGGATGACAGAGAGATTGTGCGATGCAAGCAGCGGCGGCAGCGGCAACGGCCACGGCGGAAGAAGCAGAAGTAGCAGCCACCGAGAGAAAAGTAACTCGTGCCAgggagagaggaagaagctcGTGTTTGATCTATGAATGGAGCTCGAAACACAGTTTGAATGGGGGCTGCCACGGAGAGAGAAGAGGGTATAGGTTAGgtctaaattaaaattttcagacagaaaattttaaattacagacggattttccgtctgtaataatttaataaaatgcgtGTTTTATCTacttaattacagacggaaaatccgtctgtaactaTTCtacggaaaaaaaattaatttttccgacagaattatagacggattctcttttccgtctgtaatttatgctaatctattttttttgttttccgataaaaaaatccctctgaaattccgtctgtatttcagtgggataaaatccgtcggaaatatccgtctgtaataactaattttctagtagtggataatctctaaattgtagacagAGATATttcgtattatatatatatatatatatatatatatatatatatatatatatatataatggattatatttcgttcactcaatactataaaattgtttcaccatgagtacatgttcggttcattatgcagaaagttgtttgaatttgaatttatataatggataatgttccattcatttagtactatacaattgtttcaccataataataacatgttcggttcatttTTGTTCTacacaatttaaaactcttcctcctTGATGCGTATTTTCGGAAAAtgaaaaacgaattccaaacacacaaaactaaccggcaagtgcaccgggtcgtatcaagtaataaaactcacgggagtgaggtcgatcccacagggattgaaggattgagcaattttagtttagtggttgatttagtcaagcggatcaagaatggatttgagtggtttgtattcgacagaagctaaattgcatgaaattaaaaagggagaagggtagattgcagaaaattaaagagcaaagaaagtaaataagctgaatcttaaagaacaagtaatgtaaattgcagaaacttatattgcaagaaatgtaaattgcagaatcttaaagtgcaagaaatgtaaatggcttgaatgataaagggaattggggagtggatttgcagaaattaaacaaggaacaataaattgcaacaaacaggaatgtagaagatggattcaattgaaccggatcttgacaAAAATGGAAATCAGCTTGGTCTAGCAACGAAACagtgaaattgaaatttaaagctgtagatctcaggacccaagagactagataaccaagtctagatctcattgccttcctagatccagcaagaacaattgcaagggaaatgtaaattgcagagagaatagaagaagaagcaatgaacagaaattgaattttgattatgcagaaaattaaacaagatccaaaggtgagattgaaatagaagttcttcaattctccacctaagatcccaagcaagaaaagtaaagagtgctcaacaagaaccaggaagaagagagatcaattctcctccccaattctctagaattctaaaacAGCCAAACAAAAATGTAAAGTGAGTTCTCTACTGTAAGTGTTATGAAAATTCTCAAAACAAGCTCCTttcaaaacttaaatcctaagctatttatacactttcttcaaatggtcttcaagccttgaattgggcctttgttcttgatggaattgggttgataaaggctttggttgattgctcttggagttggagaaagatccattgtgaaccgggttgaaaaacataaaagcttgagtcaaagtttgagtaaaagtttgaggtcaaacttttactcaaacttttcgcATCAGCTAAGCttccttgctgctaccaacgtttgagccaaagtttgaggtcaaacttttgctcaaacgttggcccccttgtaaatgtgtgttgcgccaacgtttgagcaaaagtttgacctcaaacgttggcgcaagctttttcctccagggtgtgcaagtgtggcgccaacgtttgagcaaaagtttgacctcaaacgttggcacaagcttttctctccagggtATTGAGTTTGTgatcccaaaagtttgagctaaagttttaggtcaaacttttgctcaagctttttttcctctggagtgtttttcaattcttccaaaagtttgagctaaagtttgaggtcaaacttttgctcaagctttttgttctctcttgctcctagccattccttctttcttcaaccttcttcaaaactcttttcacctatcatcaatcaaccaaacacatcaaagctttgcttaaaatcatgagtttgttattctttcataatatatgacaattatagcatagaatctcatgaaattgccttaattcatacatggttgattgaatcaaaggaaacatggaaatctacccaattggcttgcttatggctcaagaaagtgtataaatcaagtgaaaacaaaagaaaaaggctagtgaaactaggctaagatgacttgtcatcactcctcaccttctactacttcttcactagggagagaaggaggaaaagacaaaaaaaatacaatagcaacaacaaaagaatgacgataagaaGAAAACACATGAAAAAGAAGGAACGCAAAAAAGAAGGAGGataaagaagaggaggaagaacgcgaagaagaaggcgaagaagaagaagaagaagaagaagcgcggggagaagagaagaagaagaagagatcagAAGAAGCATgaggaaaaaaaacggaaaaaatgcATGATCTAAAATTACTTGGATGAGCTTGAATGCTAAAATTGCTTGGATGTGGAGAATATCTCTAAAATCTCAATctattgaatttataattttcatgATGTACGCGtttgttattttgatttaaattaaatttaaatcgcaaagagccgggaaagaagaacaagagatttggataaggttaagtgcataaaggataaggatggagaggtgttggctcaagaggagaagattaatgaaaggtggaaaagctacttctacgagttatttaatgagggacagaagactcttccgagccttggtcgattatgcccaagggaagaagatcaaaactttgactactatcgaaagattcgagacttcgaggtaaaagaggctctaaagcagatgaaaaatggcatggcagtaggacctgataat
This window harbors:
- the LOC140181979 gene encoding phototropin-1-like — protein: MRDQKGEVQYFIGVQLDGSQQLEPLHNCIADDTAKEGQLLVKQTAENVDVAVRELPDANMAYGDSSFRDCKLASEEAMATIVKKLQ
- the LOC112778976 gene encoding uncharacterized protein, encoding MGGGATGGTRYLLQGSSAPWLCCSLCLQAGTDTEAAQAHQGWLIRTGPRLCSGCLALHRVPNFWWWFCSTITIPKCNTIKFWLLTFQQKGFSVILLDMCPLVSRITTKDAALSVELGMRALDLAVGRRAAFSVYADGDDNQEGEQSHDDPSTLAETGVLQVGGNLLIKLLESEDAKEQSS